A genome region from Maylandia zebra isolate NMK-2024a linkage group LG6, Mzebra_GT3a, whole genome shotgun sequence includes the following:
- the LOC101464164 gene encoding long-chain fatty acid transport protein 1, producing the protein MERKIGVILSFIGLGTVWLRSFPWLCSLLVGLGLCLVHMGSWKNIHIALHTVKRDLMCLAVIIKVRISMYHHRRNRRTIPALFAQVVTQHPDKPALIYEATGEVWSFRELQERCHAVAHWALAQGWTEGDVVALYMESQPLMAALWLGFAIIGVEAALINYNLRQQSLLHCLSVSGARAMVFGSEMTGAVTEVSSMLQPSMVLFSTGKQEDKDELQVQSLDSLLARSPTHPPPYKIRKEFNDRLFYIYTSGTTGMPKAAVVVHSRYYRIAAFGFHSFGLRPDDIIYNCLPLYHSAGNIMGLGQCLLFGLTAVIRRKFSASHFWDDCVKHNCTVIQYIGEICRYLLAQPVGKSEARHRVRVAIGNGLRPSVWEEFVKRFRIQRIGEFYGATECNCSLLNIDGKVGACGFNSRILPNFYPIRLVRVQQDSKELLRDSQGLCIPCEPGEPGMLVGHINHTDPLRRFDGYADQDATKKKVARNVFKMGDSAYISGDILVMDDYGYMYFMDRSGDTFRWRGENVSTTEVEGVLSKLLGHTDVAVYGVSVPGVEGKAGMAAIAQEGNQLDLDAFLIGVQKALPSYARPVFLRFMPSVDTTGTFKIQKTRLQKEGYKPQNSSEKIYFLNSRAGHYQPVTDELYDAINEGKVSL; encoded by the exons ATGGAGCGAAAGATCGGTGTCATATTGAGCTTCATTGGTTTGGGCACTGTGTGGCTGCGCTCCTTCCCCTGGCTCTGCAGTCTGCTGGTGGGGCTAGGGCTGTGCTTGGTCCATATGGGATCTTGGAAGAACATTCATATAGCTTTGCATACTGTTAAAAGAGACCTCAT GTGTTTGGCTGTTATAATTAAAGTGAGAATTTCCATGTATCACCATCGTCGAAACCGAAGAACCATCCCTGCCCTGTTTGCCCAGGTAGTGACACAACACCCAGACAAGCCCGCCTTGATATATGAGGCCACAGGAGAG gtTTGGAGTTTTAGAGAGCTACAGGAGAGATGCCACGCTGTGGCCCACTGGGCCTTGGCTCAGGGCTGGACTGAGGGTGATGTGGTGGCTTTGTACATGGAAAGTCAGCCTTTAATGGCAGCTTTATGGCTGGGTTTTGCTATAATAGGTGTTGAGGCTGCTCTTATCAACTACAACCTTAGACAGCAGTCATTGCTACACTGTCTCAGTGTTTCTGGAGCTCGAGCGATGGTGTTTGGATCGGAGATGACTGGAG CTGTAACAGAGGTGAGTAGCATGTTACAGCCCAGCATGGTTTTGTTCAGCACTGGTAAGCAGGAAGACAAGGATGAGCTTCAGGTTCAGAGTTTGGACTCTCTGCTGGCCCGTTCACCCACACACCCACCACCCTACAAGATAAGGAAAGAGTTTAATG ACAGGCTTTTCTACATCTACACTTCTGGTACAACAGGAATGCCAAAGGCAGCTGTAGTGGTGCACAGTCG GTATTACCGCATCGCAGCTTTTGGTTTTCATTCTTTTGGCTTACGTCCTGATGACATCATCTACAACTGCCTTCCTCTCTATCATTCTGCAG GGAACATCATGGGTTTAGGCCAGTGTTTGCTCTTTGGTTTGACTGCTGTAATCAGGAGGAAATTCTCAGCCAGTCACTTTTGGGATGACTGTGTCAAACACAACTGCACT GTAATCCAATATATAGGAGAGATCTGCCGTTATCTGTTGGCCCAGCCTGTTGGAAAATCAGAGGCTCGTCACAGGGTCCGTGTTGCCATCGGTAATGGACTCCGTCCCTCGGTGTGGGAAGAGTTTGTCAAGAGATTTAGAATCCAAAGAATTGGGGAATTTTATGGCGCCACAGAGTGCAACTGCAGCCTGCTCAACATAGATGGAAAG GTCGGGGCGTGTGGCTTCAATAGTCGCATCCTACCAAATTTTTATCCCATCAGACTGGTCAGGGTGCAGCAGGATAGCAAGGAACTACTGAGGGATTCACAAGGCCTCTGTATACCCTGTGAGCCAG GAGAGCCAGGCATGTTAGTGGGACACATCAACCACACCGATCCGCTCAGAAGATTCGACGGTTACGCTGATCAGGATGCCACCAAAAAGAAAGTCGCTCGCAATGTGTTCAAGATGGGAGACTCTGCTTATATTTCAg GTGATATACTGGTGATGGATGATTATGGCTACATGTATTTCATGGACCGCAGCGGCGACACTTTTCGCTGGCGAGGGGAGAACGTTTCCACGACAGAGGTGGAGGGAGTCCTCAGCAAACTACTGGGACACACCGATGTTGCCGTCTATGGAGTGTCTGTGCCAG GTGTGGAAGGGAAGGCCGGTATGGCAGCAATAGCTCAGGAGGGAAACCAGTTGGACCTTGATGCATTCTTGATCGGTGTACAAAAAGCTTTGCCCTCCTACGCACGCCCTGTCTTCCTTCGGTTCATGCCGTCTGTTGACACTACAG GTACTTTCAAAATTCAGAAGACACGGCTGCAGAAGGAAGGATACAAGCCACAAAACTCGAGTGAAAAGATTTATTTTCTGAACAGTCGTGCTGGACATTATCAGCCTGTCACTGATGAATTATATGATGCCATCAATGAAGGGAAAGTGTCTCTTTGA